A stretch of the Oncorhynchus mykiss isolate Arlee chromosome 23, USDA_OmykA_1.1, whole genome shotgun sequence genome encodes the following:
- the LOC110502507 gene encoding serine protease HTRA1A, which translates to MFWSLLCVTVCLASLPAEAQISNRYVVGCPSRCDKAMCPRMPVECLAGKILDHCNCCPVCASGEGEACGGNGKLGDPVCAEGLECSVSGGVSYSATVRRRGKSGVCACKTTDPVCGSDGVSYRNICELKRVSNRALKLQQPPVLFIQRGACGKAQDNPNSLRHKYNFIADVVERIAPAVVHIELYRKMAYSKREVAVASGSGFVVSEDGQIVTNAHVVANKHRVKVELKSGATYDAKIKDVDEKSDIALLKIDSPIKLPVLMLGLSSDLRPGEFVVAIGSPFSLQNTVTTGIVSTTQRGGKELGLRNSEMEYIQTDAIINYGNSGGPLVNLDGEVIGINTLKVTAGISFAIPSDKIREFLTESYDRQSRGRAGAKKRYIGVRMMTLTPALTKELKVRHKDFPDITSGAYVMEVISKTPAAAGGLKEHDVIISINGQRISSATDVSTIIKKDATLQVVVRRSNEDVIITIVPMEIDP; encoded by the exons ATGTTTTGGTCACTATTGTGCGTAACCGTTTGCTTGGCATCCCTACCTGCCGAAGCACAGATCTCAAATAGGTACGTTGTCGGCTGTCCCAGTCGTTGTGACAAGGCGATGTGCCCACGTATGCCAGTTGAGTGCTTAGCAGGAAAAATCCTCGACCACTGCAACTGCTGCCCGGTGTGCGCCTCTGGAGAGGGCGAAGCGTGCGGCGGCAATGGAAAGCTTGGAGACCCGGTGTGTGCAGAGGGGTTGGAGTGTTCGGTATCGGGCGGAGTGAGCTACTCTGCCACCGTCAGAAGAAGAGGGAAGAGCGGTGTTTGCGCCTGCAAAACTACGGACCCTGTATGTGGCAGCGACGGTGTATCATATCGTAACATCTGCGAGCTCAAGAGAGTCAGCAACCGGGCGCTGAAACTTCAGCAGCCACCTGTTCTGTTCATTCAACGGGGAGCTTGTGGAAAAG CCCAAGACAACCCTAACAGTCTGAGACACAAATACAACTTCATCGCTGACGTGGTGGAGAGGATCGCCCCAGCCGTGGTTCACATTGAACTCTACCGCAA GATGGCATATTCTAAGAGGGAGGTGGCGGTGGCCAGTGGCTCAGGGTTCGTGGTGTCGGAGGATGGACAGATCGTGACCAACGCCCACGTTGTGGCCAATAAGCATAGAGTAAAGGTGGAGCTGAAGAGCGGCGCCACCTACGACGCCAAGATCAAAGACGTGGATGAGAAGTCCGACATCGCACTCCTCAAGATCGACTCACCA ATCAAGCTTCCTGTGCTGATGTTGGGGCTTTCGTCAGACCTGAGGCCTGGGGAGTTTGTGGTGGCCATCGGAAGCCCCTTCTCACTCCAGAACACAGTTACCACAGGAATAGTCAGCACAACCCAACGAGGGGGCAAGGAGTTGGGCCTACGCAACTCTGAAATGGAATACATTCAGACAGACGCTATTATCAAT TATGGTAATTCAGGAGGCCCTCTGGTGAATCTG GATGGTGAAGTGATCGGGATCAACACTCTGAAAGTGACAGCTGGTATTTCTTTCGCCATTCCCTCCGATAAGATCAGAGAGTTCCTGACTGAATCCTACGACAGACAGTCCCGAG GAAGAGCTGGGGCAAAGAAGAGATACATTGGTGTGAGGATGATGACACTCACTCCAGC GTTGACCAAGGAGCTAAAGGTGCGACACAAAGACTTCCCTGATATCACCTCTGGAGCGTACGTCATGGAGGTGATCTCCAAAACGCCGGCCGCAGC TGGCGGTCTGAAGGAGCATGATGTCATCATCTCCATCAACGGCCAGCGGATTTCCTCTGCAACCGACGTGAGCACCATCATCAAGAAAGATGCCACGCTGCAGGTGGTGGTGCGCCGTAGTAACGAGGACGTCATCATCACCATCGTTCCCATGGAGATCGACCCCTGA